Proteins found in one Homalodisca vitripennis isolate AUS2020 chromosome 4, UT_GWSS_2.1, whole genome shotgun sequence genomic segment:
- the LOC124359230 gene encoding nucleoplasmin-like protein — MTEDYFWGLTLSKEHPTEIWDPDMKSPGGGDANDSHALRGEHTLVVKQAVLGPKTADGEVNVVQAEAMGYKSDIKFPIAVLKGGAQSQAVLDLLFPDPPVTFKLIQGNGPIHLLGNHSVGSGEMVGEDDEDDELEDELEEEDMDDLDDIPDRNSIEDKKRKLPQQASNSKPKAKKIKAEDEK; from the exons ATGACTGAAGATTATTTTTGGG GTCTCACTCTGAGCAAGGAACACCCAACAGAAATTTGGGATCCAGACATGAAGTCTCCAGGTGGTGGGGATGCTAATGATTCTCATGCCCTAAGGGGAGAGCACACTCTTGTTGTTAAACAG GCAGTACTAGGACCTAAAACAGCAGACGGTGAAGTGAATGTGGTTCAAGCTGAAGCCATGGGATACAAGTCAGATATCAAATTCCCAATTGCAGTACTCAAAGGAGGAGCACAAAGCCAGGCAGTATTGGACTTGCTGTTCCCTGACCCCCCAGTCACATTCAAGTTGATACAGGGCAATGGTCCTATCCACCTTCTTGGCAATCATTCTGTAGGGt CGGGAGAAATGGTTGGGGAGGATGATGAAGATGATGAGTTGGAGGATGAACTGGAAGAAGAGGACATGGATGATTTGGATGATATTCCAGACAGAAATAGT atcgaagataagaaaagaaaattaccACAACAGGCGTCAAATTCAAAACCAAAGGCCAAAAAAATAAAAGCTGAAGATGAG AAATAG